The following proteins come from a genomic window of Nautilia profundicola AmH:
- a CDS encoding apolipoprotein N-acyltransferase, which yields MRIRNSCLSFFKENFNTNSLNLAIFFSLPIYINFLLLEYEIEVNFIIKIIFTVNLFLTLYLLFFSKHKWFGSGFFIGLFWFWWIGLSFRYYGLSWMIPIVDVLIALFYGFVFWMIFKIYKIIQNKNQYAAKVFLVLMFTFGFDYISPFTFDWLKPEILFVNTIFDVSKIVLFLVITSVVFYKELKWFSVLLLIFALFFKPTFTKEPNLDVYVSYTDVPQEKKWEKHFIPYEIKNNFTIINNAIKLKKDVVILPESAFPLFLNRYENLMDKLKKLSKKITIITGALHLKDSKYYNSTYIFENGEVKILDKHILVPFGEYIPLPFFEKEINDIFFSGASDYVTSDRFGIFEIKGYKFINAICYEATVEDLYKLNPKYVVALSNDAWFMPSIMPSLQQMLIKVYAKKYGKIVYHSINGFKSYVVREK from the coding sequence GTGCGTATAAGAAATTCATGTCTGTCCTTTTTTAAAGAGAATTTTAACACAAATTCTCTTAACTTAGCAATTTTTTTCTCATTACCGATATATATTAACTTTTTATTGCTTGAATATGAAATTGAAGTTAATTTTATTATTAAAATCATTTTTACAGTTAATCTGTTTTTAACGTTGTATCTGCTTTTTTTTTCAAAACACAAATGGTTCGGTAGCGGATTTTTTATAGGATTATTTTGGTTTTGGTGGATAGGACTTAGTTTTCGGTATTACGGTTTAAGTTGGATGATACCAATTGTTGATGTTTTAATAGCTTTGTTTTACGGTTTTGTTTTTTGGATGATATTCAAAATTTATAAAATAATTCAAAATAAAAACCAATATGCCGCAAAAGTGTTTTTGGTTTTAATGTTTACTTTCGGATTTGATTATATCTCGCCTTTTACATTTGATTGGCTAAAACCAGAAATTTTGTTTGTGAATACAATTTTCGATGTTTCAAAAATTGTTTTGTTTTTAGTTATAACTTCCGTTGTTTTTTATAAAGAATTAAAATGGTTTAGTGTGTTATTGTTGATATTTGCTTTGTTCTTTAAACCTACATTTACGAAAGAACCTAATCTTGATGTTTATGTTTCTTATACCGATGTACCGCAGGAAAAAAAGTGGGAGAAACATTTTATTCCATATGAAATAAAAAATAATTTTACTATTATTAATAATGCAATAAAATTAAAAAAAGATGTCGTAATTCTCCCTGAAAGCGCATTTCCTCTGTTTTTAAACAGGTATGAAAATTTAATGGACAAATTAAAAAAGCTTTCTAAAAAGATAACCATAATTACAGGTGCCCTGCATCTGAAAGATTCTAAATATTATAATTCGACGTATATATTCGAAAACGGAGAAGTTAAAATTCTTGATAAACACATATTAGTACCATTTGGAGAATATATACCTCTACCTTTTTTTGAAAAAGAGATAAACGATATTTTTTTCTCCGGAGCCAGTGATTATGTAACAAGTGACAGATTCGGTATATTTGAAATTAAAGGATATAAATTTATAAATGCAATTTGTTATGAAGCAACTGTGGAAGATTTATATAAATTAAATCCTAAATATGTTGTGGCATTAAGCAACGATGCATGGTTTATGCCTTCAATTATGCCCTCACTTCAACAGATGCTTATAAAAGTATATGCTAAAAAATACGGCAAAATCGTTTATCACAGTATAAACGGATTTAAGTCATATGTTGTAAGAGAAAAATGA
- the secD gene encoding protein translocase subunit SecD: MKKLNYRLVIFILAALFGIAFTIPSFINKEPKINLGLDLQGGMYLVLGVKGDEAVKSKIKTIASTIKYITDKKELFIDNLKTKDNSVTFELIDKDDAAKLDKELKILKGVNIQKTPKNGSIEYKITLTPQEIIKTKDDALNQAIQTIRSRLDAFGLAEPTVTKQGKDKILVELPGIKTPKEQHSVQQLISTSAHLELYAVDEEHRALTPKDAEKYGDILLPSKDNPDRKYLLKTPPVLDGSMITDATVGFTQKTNQPAIFFTLNSQGAQIFGDFTGKNVGKRLAIVVDNKVYSAPTIQERIGGGSGQITVGSPEEAHVLAIALRSGSLPAPVMLLEKRSVGASLGADSIRQSLIALITGFIVVVVFMAWYYGTAGIVADIALIVNLFLIIAIMALFGATLTLPGMAGIVLTVGMAVDANVIINERIRELIREGKSIKVAIEGGYKNAMSAILDANITTLIAAIALFAYGTGTIKGFAITMAIGIMASMLTAILGTHGIWEYLLASGKKITPKSFGMKV; encoded by the coding sequence ATGAAAAAGCTTAATTACAGATTAGTAATATTCATCTTAGCAGCACTTTTCGGGATTGCTTTTACAATCCCTTCTTTTATCAACAAAGAACCAAAAATCAACCTCGGACTTGACCTTCAAGGCGGTATGTATTTAGTTTTAGGTGTAAAAGGTGATGAAGCCGTAAAAAGCAAAATCAAAACAATCGCATCTACAATTAAATACATAACCGATAAAAAAGAACTCTTTATCGACAACCTAAAAACAAAAGACAATTCAGTTACATTCGAACTTATTGACAAAGACGACGCTGCTAAACTTGATAAAGAACTTAAAATTCTTAAAGGTGTAAATATTCAAAAAACACCTAAAAACGGCTCGATTGAATATAAAATCACACTGACTCCTCAGGAAATTATCAAAACAAAAGACGATGCGCTTAATCAGGCTATTCAAACAATCAGAAGTAGGCTTGACGCATTCGGCCTTGCAGAACCTACAGTCACAAAACAGGGTAAAGACAAAATTTTAGTGGAGCTTCCTGGTATCAAAACACCGAAAGAACAGCATAGCGTGCAGCAGCTAATTTCAACATCCGCTCATCTTGAACTATATGCGGTTGATGAAGAACACAGAGCCTTAACTCCAAAAGACGCTGAAAAATACGGTGATATCTTACTTCCAAGCAAAGACAACCCGGATAGAAAATATCTTTTAAAAACTCCTCCGGTACTTGATGGAAGTATGATTACAGACGCCACTGTCGGATTTACGCAAAAAACAAACCAGCCGGCTATTTTCTTTACGCTAAACTCTCAGGGTGCTCAAATATTCGGAGACTTTACGGGTAAAAACGTAGGAAAAAGACTTGCTATCGTAGTGGACAATAAAGTATATTCGGCTCCTACGATTCAAGAAAGAATCGGTGGAGGAAGCGGACAGATTACAGTAGGAAGTCCTGAAGAAGCACACGTTCTTGCAATTGCACTTAGAAGCGGGTCGCTTCCGGCTCCTGTTATGCTGCTTGAAAAAAGAAGCGTAGGTGCGAGTCTTGGTGCCGATTCAATCAGACAATCGTTAATAGCTCTTATTACAGGTTTTATTGTAGTTGTTGTCTTTATGGCGTGGTATTACGGAACTGCAGGAATAGTAGCCGATATTGCACTTATCGTAAACCTTTTCCTGATCATTGCAATTATGGCGCTGTTCGGTGCAACACTTACACTGCCTGGAATGGCCGGTATAGTACTGACAGTCGGTATGGCGGTTGATGCCAACGTTATTATAAACGAACGTATTAGAGAGCTCATACGTGAAGGAAAATCTATAAAAGTAGCAATCGAAGGCGGATACAAAAACGCAATGAGTGCAATTTTGGATGCTAACATTACTACCTTAATCGCGGCAATCGCCCTATTCGCATACGGAACGGGAACAATTAAAGGATTTGCTATCACAATGGCAATCGGTATTATGGCAAGTATGTTAACAGCAATACTCGGAACACATGGTATCTGGGAATACCTGCTTGCAAGCGGTAAAAAAATTACACCAAAATCTTTTGGTATGAAGGTTTAG
- a CDS encoding F0F1 ATP synthase subunit A, translating into MEGRIWLFFQFLGHDPMVQLVVHTIISAVLAIAVAKLATRNLQIVPNGCQNVMEATVSGILYIGKDVASEEIARKYLALAGSLAIFIFMGNFIGIIPGFESPTGNVNLTLTLALIVFLYYHYEGIKAQGLGHYIAHFAGPVKWLAPLMFPVEILSHFSRIISLAFRLFGNIKGDDLFLLVLLMLAPYVFPLAGYALLTFSAFLQAFVFMVLTYVYLYGAVTGQEEAL; encoded by the coding sequence ATGGAAGGTAGAATTTGGTTGTTTTTCCAATTTTTAGGCCACGACCCGATGGTTCAGTTGGTAGTTCACACTATTATTTCTGCAGTATTGGCAATAGCTGTTGCTAAACTTGCTACAAGAAATTTACAAATCGTGCCAAACGGTTGTCAAAATGTTATGGAAGCTACAGTTTCTGGTATTTTATATATCGGAAAAGACGTTGCAAGCGAAGAAATCGCAAGAAAATATTTAGCACTTGCCGGAAGTTTGGCGATTTTTATTTTCATGGGTAACTTTATCGGTATTATTCCTGGATTCGAATCTCCGACTGGAAACGTAAACTTAACTTTAACATTAGCATTAATCGTATTCTTATATTATCACTATGAAGGTATTAAAGCACAAGGTTTAGGACATTATATCGCTCACTTTGCGGGACCTGTTAAATGGCTGGCACCTCTTATGTTCCCTGTGGAAATTCTTTCGCATTTCTCAAGAATTATTTCACTTGCGTTCAGGTTATTCGGTAACATCAAAGGTGACGATTTATTCTTATTAGTATTATTAATGCTTGCACCTTATGTATTCCCTTTAGCAGGGTATGCACTATTAACATTCTCTGCATTCTTACAGGCTTTCGTATTTATGGTACTTACATACGTTTACTTATACGGTGCTGTAACAGGACAAGAAGAAGCTCTTTAA
- a CDS encoding thiamine phosphate synthase, which yields MRKLIKYMITDPKYTLEETKTTILKHKPDFVCYRNKQYYNENEIIEFAKFAKDYAKVFINIDSLKNTRLLYLFDGVHLPSSKLSLIDSFENKTIIASTHNTEEVKKSQKADFITFSPIFESKNRPGLGIETLNRICELHKNVIALGGIVSDKEVEEIKKSKAVGFASIRYFFT from the coding sequence ATGCGTAAATTAATCAAATATATGATTACCGATCCTAAATATACTTTAGAAGAAACAAAAACGACAATTTTAAAACACAAACCCGATTTTGTATGCTATAGAAACAAACAGTATTACAATGAAAACGAAATTATAGAATTTGCAAAGTTTGCCAAAGATTATGCAAAAGTATTTATAAATATCGACTCTTTAAAAAACACCCGACTGTTATATCTTTTTGACGGAGTGCATCTGCCTTCTTCAAAACTTTCTTTAATTGACAGTTTTGAAAACAAAACAATAATCGCTTCAACTCATAACACCGAAGAAGTCAAAAAATCTCAAAAAGCCGATTTTATAACCTTTTCACCGATATTCGAATCCAAAAACAGACCGGGACTCGGAATTGAAACACTAAATAGAATATGTGAATTACACAAAAACGTCATTGCTCTCGGAGGTATTGTCAGTGACAAAGAAGTAGAAGAGATTAAAAAATCCAAAGCTGTAGGATTTGCAAGTATAAGATATTTTTTTACATAA
- a CDS encoding TIGR02757 family protein, translating into MLDIKKRLDDLIQNNIYEVNEEKLDPVLIAHKYKDEYSALMAALFAYGNVQAILKFLNKLDYSFKKPVFNEKLYYRFQNAKDVYEFLKTLSIMKKEYSLNELFLNGYKKEHNIIDGIREIIKKIYAINPYTSQGYEFLIGKIPPQKTKGVSPYKRWNMYIRWMVRNEYPDLGLWKGVDKKDLIIPLDTHTHKVSLKFGLLKRKTYDLQAALELTDKLKEFDPNDPIKYDFALYRIGQMNIDI; encoded by the coding sequence ATGTTGGATATTAAAAAAAGACTTGATGATTTAATTCAAAACAATATATATGAAGTAAACGAGGAAAAACTCGACCCTGTACTTATAGCACATAAATATAAAGACGAATATTCGGCATTGATGGCAGCTCTTTTTGCATACGGAAACGTACAGGCCATACTTAAGTTTTTAAATAAACTTGACTATTCTTTTAAAAAACCGGTATTTAATGAAAAACTTTATTACCGTTTCCAAAATGCAAAAGATGTATATGAATTTTTAAAAACATTATCAATTATGAAAAAAGAATATTCTTTAAACGAACTTTTTTTAAATGGATATAAAAAAGAACATAATATTATTGACGGTATAAGGGAAATTATTAAAAAAATTTATGCAATAAACCCATACACCTCACAGGGATATGAGTTTTTAATTGGAAAAATCCCTCCGCAAAAAACAAAAGGAGTAAGCCCGTATAAAAGATGGAATATGTACATAAGATGGATGGTTAGGAATGAATATCCCGATTTGGGATTATGGAAAGGAGTTGATAAAAAAGATTTGATAATACCGCTTGATACTCATACACATAAGGTTTCGTTAAAATTTGGACTATTAAAAAGAAAAACTTATGACCTTCAAGCAGCATTAGAACTTACCGATAAACTAAAAGAATTCGATCCGAACGATCCAATTAAATACGATTTTGCGCTTTACAGAATAGGACAAATGAATATTGATATTTAG
- the yajC gene encoding preprotein translocase subunit YajC: MNFLYAQAPQAGQPSILASLLPLIILFAIFYFLVILPQQRQAKKHKQMVEELKKGDKIITTGGIIAEVVKNEPDFLKVKLNDNVEVKLDKSAVARKLNDEKA; encoded by the coding sequence ATGAATTTCTTATACGCACAAGCACCTCAAGCGGGGCAACCATCAATTTTGGCATCTTTACTTCCTCTTATTATTTTATTTGCAATTTTTTATTTTCTTGTAATTCTACCACAACAAAGACAGGCTAAAAAGCACAAACAAATGGTGGAAGAACTTAAAAAAGGTGATAAAATAATCACAACTGGAGGAATCATTGCCGAAGTTGTTAAAAACGAGCCGGATTTTCTAAAAGTAAAACTAAATGACAACGTTGAAGTAAAACTTGACAAAAGTGCAGTAGCAAGAAAGCTAAATGATGAAAAAGCTTAA
- the flgK gene encoding flagellar hook-associated protein FlgK: protein MAISTSFSTALTGLKAHQTAIDVTSNNISNASNPDYVRERAVFSTLNPINSIPGDIGTGVQISSIYRITDTFLFNRYTSTSATFANLDTQEQYLKEIATYFPDVTDNGLYKDMEDFFNAWQTFASNPNDGAVKVDLAAKTQALADNIKTLKGKLEDIQKSINDSLNSKLTEANNIIKQIAELNKEITAHEANNESNANELRDKRDALEKRLKELLDVKVFKSGVTSQDAQGAVTTDYEEDYQISLGGYPLVDNSTYHELSIESLSGNPMIGIEKQDYSVVDITKSVTGGEIGALLNLRGTDFDKEGNPTNGTLGNLMTSLDSLANGLIRSVNSIYSYSAQESVETDVISSPNTISPDLTDVSLSSLYNNYKILKSPVRDGNLILNVYDDQGNLNTATEIKVAVSADDSINDVIQNINNELTNAGITDVEAKLVNGQLKFVNSSDSSETSKILVKDDGAQLFTALNQIEYQPLNQVNDTQLPLPLKNGDFDIVVYDSDGNAIAKRTITVNMDSKDPKYSTIEGILAQINTPGIDDNGDNNLNNDVDDYYQAEFINGKLILSKKTDQNTYVGLDNDNADFGGAFGINKFFDGNNASNIQLRQELQDDPSLIKASKTPNSGDNTIANSVLQLQYDNINFYVNGKTQSNTIYGFYRGLTADLANQTQIVSSKKESTQTLLTSISNEYYSLSGVNIDEELVNLEQYQRGYQANAKVITTINQMLDALFSIKQ, encoded by the coding sequence ATGGCTATTTCAACATCATTTTCAACCGCACTTACAGGATTGAAAGCCCACCAAACTGCAATTGATGTAACATCTAACAATATTTCCAACGCTTCAAACCCAGACTATGTGAGAGAAAGAGCGGTATTTTCAACATTAAATCCTATTAATTCTATTCCCGGAGACATAGGTACCGGTGTACAAATCAGCTCTATTTACAGAATAACCGATACTTTTTTATTCAACAGATACACATCAACATCCGCAACTTTTGCAAATCTTGATACGCAAGAGCAGTATTTAAAAGAAATAGCCACATATTTTCCCGACGTAACGGATAACGGTTTGTATAAAGATATGGAAGATTTTTTTAATGCATGGCAAACATTTGCAAGCAATCCTAACGACGGTGCCGTTAAAGTTGACTTAGCCGCTAAAACACAGGCACTTGCAGATAATATTAAAACCCTAAAAGGCAAACTCGAAGATATACAAAAAAGCATAAACGATTCTTTAAATTCAAAACTTACAGAAGCAAACAATATTATTAAACAAATCGCTGAATTAAATAAAGAAATAACGGCGCATGAAGCAAACAACGAATCAAACGCCAATGAATTAAGAGATAAAAGAGACGCTTTGGAAAAAAGATTAAAAGAGCTTCTTGACGTAAAAGTTTTTAAATCAGGCGTAACATCACAAGACGCACAGGGTGCTGTAACAACAGATTATGAGGAAGATTATCAAATATCACTTGGAGGATATCCTCTTGTGGATAATTCCACCTATCATGAGCTTAGTATAGAATCCCTTTCCGGCAATCCTATGATAGGTATAGAAAAACAGGATTATTCGGTGGTTGATATTACCAAATCCGTAACAGGCGGGGAAATAGGAGCACTTTTAAATTTAAGAGGAACGGATTTCGATAAAGAAGGAAACCCTACAAACGGTACGCTTGGTAATTTGATGACATCACTCGATTCATTGGCAAACGGACTTATAAGAAGCGTTAACTCAATCTATTCATATTCCGCACAGGAATCTGTAGAAACAGATGTCATCAGTTCACCAAACACCATTTCACCGGATTTGACAGATGTTTCATTAAGTTCTCTATACAATAACTATAAAATACTTAAATCACCCGTAAGAGACGGTAATCTAATTTTAAACGTTTATGACGACCAGGGTAACTTAAATACCGCAACTGAAATAAAAGTTGCCGTCTCTGCTGATGATTCAATAAACGACGTAATACAAAACATCAACAATGAACTTACAAATGCAGGGATTACCGATGTTGAAGCAAAATTAGTAAACGGTCAGCTAAAATTCGTAAACTCATCTGATTCAAGCGAAACTTCAAAAATACTTGTAAAAGATGACGGAGCACAGCTTTTTACAGCTTTAAACCAGATAGAATACCAGCCTTTAAATCAGGTGAATGATACACAATTACCTCTACCGCTCAAAAACGGTGACTTTGATATAGTAGTTTATGACAGTGACGGAAATGCCATAGCAAAAAGAACTATAACGGTAAATATGGATTCTAAAGACCCGAAATATTCAACTATTGAAGGTATACTTGCGCAAATAAACACCCCTGGGATTGATGACAACGGAGACAATAACCTTAACAACGACGTTGATGATTATTATCAGGCTGAATTTATAAACGGAAAATTAATCCTATCTAAAAAAACAGATCAAAACACATATGTCGGTTTAGATAACGACAATGCTGATTTCGGTGGAGCATTCGGAATTAATAAATTTTTTGACGGAAATAACGCTTCAAATATACAATTAAGACAGGAGCTTCAAGACGATCCGAGTTTGATTAAAGCCAGTAAAACTCCGAATTCAGGAGATAACACTATAGCAAACTCCGTATTACAATTACAATACGACAATATTAATTTTTATGTAAACGGAAAAACACAAAGCAATACTATTTACGGTTTTTACAGAGGTTTAACCGCAGATTTGGCTAATCAGACACAGATTGTCTCAAGCAAAAAAGAAAGCACTCAGACTCTTCTTACAAGTATTTCAAATGAGTATTATTCTTTAAGCGGTGTAAACATCGATGAAGAACTTGTTAATTTAGAACAGTACCAAAGAGGGTACCAGGCAAATGCAAAAGTAATAACTACAATAAATCAAATGCTTGACGCACTATTTAGTATAAAACAGTAA
- the bamA gene encoding outer membrane protein assembly factor BamA, with protein sequence MKKTLLLFPLILFAQIDKIEYKGLLHISPITANSIIKIHKNDNFNVEKIDESIKALYKTGYFQTIKAVKEGNTLIFECLEKPTILKVDFENLSEDLKKLLKERGYMPKKGEILSLEKLDNLKEFIKAYYLSKGYFNTIVNIEKKFVTPTSVKLTISIKKGEELVIKDVKFFGAKKISKDELLEETENRPRTFWSAFPFTNSGRLNIYKLISDKEALQNYYLNLGFMDAYVSDPLAKSNFDNYSATIDYSIYEGIRYLVKKIDIDYPKNIKVTLPELNLKTDKYFNVSALREDMKNIQHAFANEGYAYAKVYPEIKKEGSNAFITYKVIPGEIVYIRNVIINGNTKTLDRVIRRNVYLAPGDKFSYRDLTDSKNALQRSGYLEDVKIEQKKVSSNQIDLIVNVKEGLSGSLKAGISYGSYSKLGFNFAITEKNVFGSGQSVSASADFSSVSRTYRVSLVNPRVFDTKYSFNTSIFDTNFEGISYTSRQKGFTAGVGKRLSRYVGANITYGFTKTKLSDYNTTEYTMPESTKSYVVASVSYNNTDNYFFPTSGHKASISAEFAGLGGDEKYIKTLAQYKYFYPLKDKTYKTYAVLKYRIIAGMINDNGYLPINEKFYLGGIRSVRGFSSYSISPVDDEGNKIGGKYKLVTGPEISTPLSIKNKVWLSGFIDYGVIGENGLDIKRSSFGFSLDWITPMGPLCFVWAWPIKSEPGDDLQRFEFSIGASF encoded by the coding sequence ATGAAAAAAACACTGCTGTTATTTCCGCTGATTTTATTTGCACAAATTGATAAAATAGAATATAAAGGCCTTCTTCACATATCGCCTATAACCGCAAATAGTATTATAAAAATTCATAAAAATGATAATTTTAATGTAGAAAAAATTGATGAAAGTATTAAAGCATTATATAAAACAGGTTATTTCCAGACAATAAAAGCCGTAAAAGAAGGAAATACGTTAATTTTCGAATGTTTGGAAAAACCTACAATATTAAAAGTCGATTTTGAAAACTTATCTGAAGATTTGAAAAAACTTTTAAAAGAAAGAGGCTATATGCCCAAAAAAGGTGAAATATTATCCCTTGAAAAACTTGATAATTTAAAAGAGTTTATCAAAGCGTACTATCTTTCAAAAGGCTATTTCAATACTATAGTAAATATTGAAAAAAAATTCGTAACCCCTACTTCCGTAAAACTTACGATATCTATTAAAAAAGGTGAAGAACTTGTAATTAAAGACGTAAAATTCTTCGGTGCCAAAAAAATCAGCAAAGACGAACTGCTTGAAGAAACGGAAAACAGACCAAGAACGTTTTGGAGCGCATTTCCATTTACAAACAGCGGGAGATTAAATATTTATAAACTTATTTCAGATAAAGAAGCTTTACAAAATTATTATCTCAATTTAGGATTCATGGATGCGTATGTAAGCGATCCCTTAGCCAAATCAAACTTTGATAATTACAGTGCGACAATTGATTATTCTATATATGAAGGAATAAGATATCTTGTTAAGAAAATAGATATAGATTATCCAAAAAATATCAAAGTTACACTGCCAGAACTTAATTTAAAAACAGATAAATACTTCAACGTATCCGCTCTGAGAGAAGATATGAAAAATATCCAGCATGCGTTTGCCAACGAAGGTTATGCATACGCAAAAGTATATCCGGAAATTAAAAAAGAAGGTTCAAACGCATTTATAACTTACAAAGTAATACCTGGTGAGATAGTATATATAAGAAATGTTATCATCAACGGAAACACAAAAACACTTGACAGGGTAATAAGAAGAAACGTTTATTTGGCTCCGGGAGATAAATTTTCATATCGAGATTTAACCGACTCTAAAAACGCGCTTCAAAGAAGCGGTTACTTGGAAGATGTAAAAATAGAACAAAAAAAAGTGTCCTCAAATCAAATAGATCTGATTGTAAATGTAAAAGAAGGTCTCAGCGGTTCACTTAAAGCCGGGATAAGTTACGGAAGTTATAGTAAATTGGGCTTTAATTTTGCGATTACTGAGAAAAACGTATTCGGAAGCGGTCAAAGCGTAAGTGCTTCGGCTGATTTTTCAAGTGTTAGCAGAACTTATAGAGTATCTCTTGTAAACCCAAGGGTTTTCGATACGAAATACTCATTTAATACATCGATATTTGATACAAATTTTGAAGGTATTTCGTATACATCAAGACAAAAAGGTTTCACTGCCGGTGTAGGTAAAAGATTATCGAGATATGTAGGTGCAAACATTACTTACGGTTTTACCAAAACAAAACTTAGTGATTACAATACTACAGAATACACAATGCCGGAAAGTACCAAAAGTTACGTAGTGGCATCCGTTAGCTACAATAATACAGACAATTACTTCTTTCCTACGAGCGGACACAAAGCATCTATAAGTGCTGAATTTGCAGGTCTTGGAGGAGATGAAAAATATATAAAAACACTTGCTCAGTATAAATATTTCTATCCTCTTAAAGATAAAACATATAAAACTTATGCCGTTTTAAAATACAGAATAATTGCTGGAATGATAAACGATAACGGATATCTTCCTATTAATGAAAAATTTTATTTAGGTGGGATTAGAAGCGTAAGAGGATTTAGTTCTTATTCCATTTCACCTGTTGATGATGAAGGAAATAAAATCGGTGGTAAATACAAACTTGTAACTGGTCCTGAAATATCTACACCTTTAAGCATTAAAAACAAAGTATGGTTAAGCGGCTTTATAGATTACGGAGTAATTGGAGAAAACGGACTCGATATAAAAAGAAGTTCTTTCGGTTTTTCACTTGACTGGATTACTCCTATGGGACCTTTATGCTTTGTATGGGCATGGCCTATCAAAAGTGAACCGGGCGACGATCTTCAAAGATTCGAATTCAGTATAGGTGCAAGTTTTTAA
- a CDS encoding prephenate dehydrogenase, with product MTCGIVGLGLMGGSFGLAMRGYFKEIIGIDHNEKHKKDALSLGLVDKVGSFEDLSNVDVIILAIPIRGIISSLKTLSKMNLKENCTIIDFGSTKESIINECPANIRKNLVASHPMAGTEYSGPMAAIADLYENKIMVVCNLEESGETQRKRAIEIFEKLKMRVKYMEAKEHDRHAAFISHMPHIVSFSIANAVLKQEDKEHIVTLAAGGFRDMSRLAKSNAHMWGDIFKENKSNLLDSIEAFKSELKKAKEMIEKEEWDKLKTWMETGNELHKIM from the coding sequence ATGACTTGCGGTATAGTTGGTCTTGGTTTGATGGGGGGAAGCTTCGGTCTTGCAATGAGAGGATATTTTAAAGAAATTATAGGTATAGACCATAACGAAAAACATAAAAAAGACGCTTTAAGTTTAGGGCTTGTTGATAAAGTTGGTAGTTTTGAAGATTTATCAAACGTAGACGTGATAATTTTAGCCATACCTATCAGAGGGATAATAAGTTCACTTAAAACGCTTTCGAAAATGAATTTAAAAGAAAACTGCACCATAATTGATTTCGGATCAACCAAAGAGAGCATTATAAATGAGTGTCCAGCAAATATAAGAAAAAACCTTGTAGCCTCACATCCTATGGCGGGAACTGAATATTCGGGGCCGATGGCTGCAATTGCGGATTTATATGAAAATAAAATTATGGTCGTATGCAATTTGGAAGAGAGTGGAGAAACGCAAAGAAAGAGAGCTATTGAAATATTCGAAAAACTTAAAATGCGTGTTAAATATATGGAGGCCAAAGAGCATGACAGACATGCCGCTTTTATTTCACATATGCCTCATATAGTGAGTTTTTCAATAGCTAACGCAGTACTTAAACAAGAAGATAAAGAACATATTGTAACGCTTGCAGCCGGTGGTTTTAGAGATATGAGTAGACTTGCGAAAAGTAATGCGCATATGTGGGGAGATATCTTTAAAGAAAATAAAAGCAATCTTTTAGATTCAATAGAAGCTTTTAAAAGCGAACTTAAAAAAGCAAAAGAAATGATTGAAAAGGAAGAGTGGGATAAACTTAAGACATGGATGGAAACAGGTAACGAACTTCACAAAATTATGTAA